A part of Desulfovibrio sp. genomic DNA contains:
- a CDS encoding glycosyltransferase, which translates to MREQSLSIIIPMYNEADNVHPLHQKLSESLTSLGQPYEIIIVDDGSTDETRAKLKEVAQTDPKVKVIHLRRNFGQTAAMMAGIDAAAGDILIPMDGDLQNDPADIPKLLATLAEGYDVVSGWRKDRQDHPLKRNLPSRMANFLISAISGVHLHDYGCSLKAYRKEIIKGVKLYGEMHRFVPIYAAWQGAKVTEVGVIHHPRVHGESKYGFDRTIKVILDLMVVKFLDKYAQKPMYLFGGFGLIALLVAFVFFLLMLYLKFFEAKSFIETPLPLTVVLFFLMGFMSIFMGLIAEILMRTYHESQDKPTYIVDRTRNCDCGD; encoded by the coding sequence ATGCGCGAACAATCCCTGTCGATCATCATTCCCATGTACAACGAGGCGGACAACGTCCATCCGTTGCACCAGAAGCTTTCCGAGTCGCTCACTTCCCTGGGGCAGCCCTACGAAATCATCATCGTGGACGACGGTTCCACTGACGAAACGAGAGCCAAGCTCAAGGAAGTGGCTCAGACCGACCCGAAGGTGAAGGTCATCCACCTGCGCCGCAATTTCGGGCAGACAGCGGCAATGATGGCCGGTATCGACGCGGCCGCTGGCGACATCCTCATCCCCATGGACGGCGATCTCCAAAACGACCCGGCCGACATCCCGAAGCTCCTGGCCACTCTTGCCGAAGGCTACGACGTGGTCTCTGGCTGGCGTAAAGACCGCCAGGATCATCCCCTCAAGCGCAATCTTCCCAGCCGCATGGCCAACTTCCTCATCTCGGCGATATCCGGAGTGCATCTGCACGACTACGGCTGTTCGCTCAAGGCCTACCGCAAGGAGATCATCAAGGGAGTGAAGCTCTACGGGGAAATGCACCGCTTCGTGCCCATCTACGCAGCCTGGCAGGGAGCCAAGGTCACGGAAGTGGGCGTCATCCACCATCCGCGCGTGCACGGGGAGTCCAAGTACGGCTTCGACCGCACGATAAAGGTCATTCTGGACCTCATGGTGGTGAAATTTCTGGACAAGTACGCCCAGAAGCCAATGTATCTCTTCGGCGGATTCGGGCTTATCGCGCTGCTGGTGGCCTTCGTGTTCTTTCTTCTCATGCTCTATCTGAAATTCTTCGAAGCCAAGAGCTTCATTGAGACTCCCCTGCCTCTTACCGTGGTCCTTTTTTTCCTCATGGGTTTCATGTCCATTTTCATGGGACTCATCGCGGAAATACTCATGCGCACCTACCACGAATCACAGGACAAACCCACCTACATCGTGGACCGGACCAGAAACTGCGACTGCGGGGATTGA
- a CDS encoding class I SAM-dependent methyltransferase yields MILWSNLEYVTLRIIRRFLFNGDVLDRLGTFIPYWRVNQGRLDPEPIVTAYQQLARQAGINLHDRRVVELGCGATNGTGYEWTARFGGHWTGVEPFALFDQDLDATLFANVRMSQPRASRENTSRMRDLAGLESSSADIIVSNSVLEHVRDPLALFEQCSRVLVPGGLMLHQVDYRDHFFKYPFHFLTFSKALWDNLLDPGDLPRYRLDEHLAALRVSGFDCEVLKRETDFAALSAVVPFLAPEFSTRDRDMLSTTTAALACRKAL; encoded by the coding sequence ATGATACTCTGGTCCAATCTGGAATACGTCACCCTGCGTATCATACGCCGTTTCCTGTTCAACGGGGACGTGCTGGACCGCCTGGGAACATTCATCCCCTATTGGCGGGTGAACCAGGGGCGCCTGGACCCGGAGCCCATCGTCACAGCCTATCAGCAGCTTGCCAGACAGGCCGGTATCAACCTCCATGACAGGCGGGTAGTGGAACTGGGGTGCGGCGCAACCAACGGCACCGGCTACGAGTGGACCGCCCGCTTCGGCGGCCACTGGACTGGGGTGGAACCCTTCGCCCTCTTCGACCAGGACCTGGACGCGACTCTTTTCGCCAATGTCCGCATGAGCCAACCACGTGCTTCACGCGAAAATACAAGCCGCATGCGTGACCTGGCCGGGCTGGAATCGTCCAGCGCCGACATTATCGTTTCCAACTCCGTACTGGAACATGTGCGCGATCCTCTGGCCCTTTTCGAGCAATGCAGCAGGGTGCTGGTTCCGGGAGGACTGATGCTCCACCAGGTGGATTATCGCGACCACTTCTTCAAATACCCCTTCCACTTCCTCACTTTTTCCAAGGCGCTTTGGGACAATCTTCTCGATCCCGGCGATCTTCCCCGCTACCGGCTGGATGAGCATCTCGCGGCTCTCCGCGTCAGCGGATTTGACTGCGAGGTGCTCAAGCGGGAAACTGACTTTGCGGCTCTGTCAGCCGTTGTGCCCTTCTTGGCCCCCGAATTTTCGACGCGCGACCGGGACATGCTCTCAACCACCACTGCTGCCCTGGCCTGCAGGAAAGCCCTCTGA
- the asnB gene encoding asparagine synthase (glutamine-hydrolyzing) produces the protein MCGICGFAGPGDEAVIRAMNARMAHRGPDGEGIYHFARHGLYFGHLRLAIVDLASGAQPMSTTDSKLTVTFNGEIYNHQELRRELEAKGHRFQTSHCDTEVLLHGYREWGARLPGKLNGMWSFAIHDSERGELFLSRDRFGKKPLYYHLRPGFFAFASELTSLLEHPEVPDSLDLSALRKYFAYAFIPAPNSLYANVNKLPGGWNLLVRLEDFSSKKERYWSYRVDPFETLPKNPEAEWGEQLRELLDRAVKRRLMSDVPLGVFLSGGIDSSAVTALAARHVNNLRTFSVGFTEASFDESAYSIRAATLFHTLHHQDTLSLDKALDILPELLARLDEPMGDSSLLPTYLLCRETRKHITVALGGDGADELFAGYDPFKALATAERYSSLCPKPVHKALRLLASRLPVGHSNMHLSFKVNRFLTGLSYKMPLWNPVWLGALEPKMLEELFSSPCDPEDIYSEAIEAWENAPSTSIVDKTLEFYAKLYLQDGILMKVDRASMLNSLEVRAPFLDIELVDLARRIPHGYKFRNGQGKYILKKALEPLLPADILHRKKKGFGAPVGLWFHQGKLQASGEPLPSALNCDFVRKMEREHRQGLADHRLLLWNLWVLGRHKGRRTQ, from the coding sequence ATGTGCGGCATATGCGGTTTCGCCGGGCCCGGGGACGAGGCCGTCATAAGGGCCATGAACGCACGTATGGCGCATCGCGGACCGGACGGGGAAGGAATCTACCACTTCGCCAGGCACGGCCTGTATTTCGGCCACCTGCGGTTGGCCATCGTGGATCTGGCATCCGGCGCCCAGCCCATGTCCACCACGGACTCAAAGCTCACAGTCACCTTCAACGGCGAGATCTACAACCACCAGGAGCTTCGCCGCGAGCTTGAAGCCAAAGGGCACCGCTTCCAGACCAGCCACTGCGATACGGAAGTGCTGCTGCACGGATACCGGGAATGGGGAGCCCGGTTGCCCGGGAAGCTGAACGGCATGTGGTCCTTCGCGATCCACGACTCCGAACGGGGGGAGCTCTTTCTCTCTCGGGACAGATTCGGCAAGAAACCTCTCTACTACCATCTGCGCCCCGGATTTTTCGCCTTCGCTTCGGAGCTGACCTCCCTGTTGGAACACCCTGAGGTCCCGGACTCGCTGGACCTGTCAGCTCTGCGCAAATACTTCGCCTACGCCTTCATTCCCGCTCCCAACAGCCTCTACGCGAATGTGAATAAGCTTCCCGGCGGCTGGAACCTGCTGGTGCGCCTGGAAGACTTTTCTTCCAAGAAAGAGCGGTACTGGTCGTACAGGGTGGACCCCTTCGAAACGCTCCCCAAAAATCCTGAAGCCGAGTGGGGCGAACAACTCCGCGAGCTTTTGGATCGGGCAGTGAAACGCCGCCTCATGAGCGACGTCCCTCTGGGTGTGTTTCTCTCCGGAGGAATCGACTCCTCGGCCGTCACGGCTTTGGCTGCGCGCCACGTGAACAATTTGCGAACCTTCTCCGTGGGCTTCACGGAAGCCAGCTTCGATGAATCCGCATACAGCATCCGGGCGGCAACGCTTTTTCATACGCTCCACCACCAAGATACGCTGAGCCTGGACAAGGCCTTGGACATTCTGCCCGAACTCCTTGCCCGTTTGGACGAGCCCATGGGCGACAGCTCACTCCTGCCTACCTACCTGCTCTGCCGCGAGACCAGGAAACACATCACTGTGGCCCTGGGCGGAGACGGAGCGGATGAGCTGTTCGCCGGGTACGATCCTTTCAAGGCCTTGGCCACGGCCGAGCGCTACTCCAGCCTCTGCCCCAAGCCCGTACACAAAGCCTTGCGTCTCTTGGCCTCACGCCTTCCCGTAGGGCACTCCAACATGCACCTGTCCTTCAAGGTGAACCGGTTCCTCACGGGGCTCTCCTATAAAATGCCCTTGTGGAACCCCGTCTGGCTCGGCGCTCTGGAACCGAAAATGCTCGAGGAGCTCTTCTCGTCCCCTTGCGACCCGGAAGACATATACTCCGAAGCCATCGAAGCATGGGAGAACGCTCCCTCCACCAGCATAGTGGACAAGACCCTGGAGTTCTACGCCAAGCTCTATCTCCAGGATGGAATCCTCATGAAGGTCGACAGGGCCAGCATGCTCAACTCCCTTGAAGTGCGCGCGCCCTTCCTGGACATCGAGCTGGTGGACCTGGCCAGACGCATTCCTCATGGCTACAAATTCCGTAACGGCCAAGGCAAATATATCCTGAAGAAAGCCCTGGAGCCACTGCTCCCGGCGGATATCCTTCACCGCAAGAAAAAAGGATTCGGTGCACCCGTGGGCTTGTGGTTCCACCAGGGCAAGTTGCAGGCATCCGGCGAGCCGCTCCCCAGTGCCCTCAATTGCGATTTCGTGCGAAAGATGGAACGCGAACACCGCCAAGGCCTGGCCGACCACCGCCTGCTGTTGTGGAATCTCTGGGTGCTTGGGCGCCACAAGGGGCGCAGGACGCAATGA
- a CDS encoding efflux RND transporter periplasmic adaptor subunit has product MTLRTLCTALTIVLYASGAFAQNQQATPQTPKADPSPLAQEIIFSGKLYSPLKLTVVLPYTSQIMNMPVSIGQKVKKDEVLATYEIPLETRMSEKRSLSLASVKDLEHQLATAGKDIDKLRVKRKELEVMEKQNMATSQALAQNAQDIEVNEKQRVALQEKLAIEKEQAQQRLELARERFGPKANFGTLPNEGIVKAPVDGYILWINPELRKGVKLARDTELFQVGVLDPILIRAQVHEIEALRLKLGDQAKVVFDSIQGKEFAATVSRIPWAPLPTALQQPSYYEIELTLPNADYALKEGLKAQVSIIPKK; this is encoded by the coding sequence ATGACGCTCCGCACCCTTTGTACCGCTTTGACTATAGTCTTGTACGCTTCCGGGGCCTTCGCCCAGAACCAGCAAGCCACACCACAGACTCCCAAGGCCGACCCCTCGCCATTGGCCCAGGAGATCATTTTCTCCGGCAAGCTCTACAGCCCCCTGAAGCTCACTGTTGTATTGCCGTATACCTCGCAGATCATGAATATGCCTGTGAGCATCGGCCAGAAGGTGAAAAAAGACGAGGTGCTCGCCACCTACGAAATTCCGCTTGAAACGCGTATGTCTGAGAAGCGTTCCTTGTCGCTTGCCTCGGTCAAGGATCTGGAACATCAGTTGGCCACAGCCGGCAAGGATATCGACAAGCTCAGGGTCAAGCGCAAGGAGCTGGAGGTCATGGAGAAGCAAAACATGGCCACCTCCCAGGCTCTTGCACAGAATGCCCAGGATATAGAGGTGAACGAAAAGCAGCGCGTTGCTCTTCAGGAAAAGCTTGCCATTGAAAAGGAGCAGGCCCAGCAGAGGCTGGAGCTGGCCCGCGAACGTTTCGGTCCCAAGGCCAATTTCGGTACCCTGCCCAACGAAGGCATCGTTAAAGCTCCGGTGGACGGTTACATCCTGTGGATCAACCCCGAGCTTCGTAAGGGCGTCAAACTCGCCCGTGATACCGAACTCTTCCAGGTGGGCGTTCTGGACCCCATATTGATCCGTGCCCAGGTCCATGAGATCGAAGCCTTGCGCTTAAAACTCGGCGACCAGGCCAAAGTGGTGTTCGACTCAATTCAAGGCAAGGAATTTGCGGCCACGGTAAGCCGCATTCCCTGGGCCCCCCTGCCCACAGCTCTCCAGCAGCCATCCTACTACGAAATCGAGCTCACCCTGCCCAATGCCGATTACGCCCTCAAGGAGGGTCTCAAGGCGCAGGTAAGCATTATCCCCAAGAAATAG
- the asnB gene encoding asparagine synthase (glutamine-hydrolyzing), which produces MCGIAGIIAPEGSRPDRESLAAMAQAIAHRGPDGQGFHVRERVGLAHCRLAIIDLATGDQPMCNEDSTLWIVFNGEIYNHLDLRSELIGKGHRFATASDTEAILHAYEEYGPACTEKLRGMFAFAIWDERRQTLFASRDRLGKKPFYYCLHEGHFLFASGPTALLAFPGVSHEADLEAIGLYLTLQYVPGPQSAFKALKSLPPGHNLVFTHGRVETSRYWKLSFEPKFNASEEELKTELREMLSESVRIRLMSEVPLGAHLSGGIDSSIITALMAKLSGTPVKTFSIGFAEEAFSELHKARAVARLYGTDHNEFLVEYGHVPDTFEQIVAHVGEPFADPSALPSFFLARETRTKVTVALNGDGGDELFAGYQRYWLDPLAAPYAALPRFLTQKLFPALLHTIPEPKDRPIESNWVAGLKRLSQVAAVSPKASIIRWGSYFSPEAARDLWRKEARPDSDPVGMLASIFDTCSASSFLDRTLATDLGSYLPGDLLVKADRMAMAHGLEGRSPLLDHKLAEWAARLPARFKVRGRNGKYLLRSTFAELLPPEVTAQGKQGFGIPVGKWLREGLAGWCRELLLHGLAAERLFKPAAISRLLSEHAGGAIDHGKRLWALAALELWLRRFNVL; this is translated from the coding sequence ATGTGCGGCATCGCTGGCATCATCGCGCCCGAGGGGAGTAGGCCGGACAGGGAATCCCTCGCGGCAATGGCCCAGGCCATCGCCCACCGGGGACCGGACGGTCAGGGTTTCCATGTACGAGAGCGTGTCGGGCTGGCTCACTGCCGCCTGGCCATCATCGACCTGGCCACCGGCGACCAGCCCATGTGCAACGAGGACTCCACCCTCTGGATCGTCTTCAACGGCGAGATTTACAACCATCTGGACCTTCGCAGCGAGCTCATCGGCAAGGGGCACCGCTTCGCCACAGCCTCGGACACGGAAGCCATCCTGCACGCCTACGAGGAATATGGCCCCGCATGCACCGAAAAACTAAGGGGCATGTTCGCGTTCGCAATCTGGGACGAACGCAGGCAGACCCTGTTCGCTTCCCGTGACCGTCTGGGCAAGAAGCCCTTTTATTATTGCCTTCACGAAGGACACTTCCTCTTTGCATCAGGACCCACAGCCCTGCTGGCCTTCCCCGGCGTCTCGCACGAGGCGGACCTGGAGGCCATCGGATTGTATCTTACCCTGCAATACGTTCCTGGCCCCCAAAGCGCATTCAAGGCTTTGAAGAGCCTTCCCCCCGGACATAATCTCGTTTTTACACACGGACGTGTTGAGACCTCACGTTACTGGAAGCTCTCTTTCGAACCCAAATTCAACGCGTCGGAGGAAGAACTCAAAACAGAACTGCGGGAGATGCTTTCCGAGTCGGTGCGTATCCGGCTCATGTCCGAGGTTCCTCTTGGTGCCCACCTTTCCGGTGGTATCGATTCGAGCATCATCACGGCGCTCATGGCGAAGCTGAGTGGTACGCCTGTGAAGACCTTCTCCATCGGGTTCGCGGAGGAAGCCTTTTCCGAGCTGCACAAAGCCCGGGCCGTGGCCCGTCTCTATGGAACGGACCACAACGAGTTCCTTGTGGAGTACGGGCACGTTCCGGACACCTTCGAACAGATCGTGGCCCATGTTGGAGAACCCTTCGCGGACCCGTCCGCTCTTCCCTCATTTTTTCTGGCCCGCGAGACCAGGACAAAAGTCACGGTGGCCCTGAACGGCGATGGCGGTGACGAGCTCTTCGCGGGCTACCAGCGCTACTGGTTGGACCCCCTGGCCGCCCCCTACGCGGCATTGCCCCGGTTTCTCACCCAGAAACTGTTTCCGGCTCTGTTGCACACGATACCGGAGCCCAAGGACAGGCCAATCGAGTCCAACTGGGTGGCGGGACTCAAACGTCTTTCCCAGGTGGCCGCAGTGAGCCCAAAGGCAAGCATCATCCGCTGGGGCTCGTATTTCAGCCCCGAAGCTGCCCGCGATCTCTGGAGGAAGGAAGCCCGTCCCGATTCGGATCCGGTGGGCATGCTCGCAAGCATTTTCGACACCTGTTCGGCCTCGAGCTTCCTGGACCGGACCCTGGCCACGGACCTGGGCTCCTACCTTCCCGGTGACCTACTGGTTAAGGCGGATCGTATGGCCATGGCTCACGGGCTTGAGGGCCGTTCACCACTGCTCGACCACAAGCTGGCAGAATGGGCCGCAAGGCTTCCAGCGCGTTTCAAGGTACGGGGGAGAAACGGAAAATATCTGCTGCGGTCGACCTTCGCGGAGTTGCTTCCCCCCGAGGTTACGGCTCAGGGTAAACAGGGGTTCGGCATTCCCGTGGGCAAATGGCTGCGCGAGGGCCTGGCCGGGTGGTGCCGTGAACTGCTTCTGCATGGCCTGGCTGCAGAGCGTTTATTCAAGCCGGCAGCAATCTCCCGGCTGCTTTCCGAACACGCCGGAGGTGCCATTGACCACGGCAAGCGCCTCTGGGCTTTAGCCGCTCTGGAACTCTGGCTGCGCCGCTTCAACGTCCTCTAG
- a CDS encoding glycosyltransferase family 4 protein has translation MLCINYEYPPLGGGAGNATAHIAKEMALQGADVQVVTSAFKGFAKWEQADGFSIRRIPTIRRNEEKCAAWEMAIFMASACLFAPMLARTFKPDAVIAFFGIPSGPSAWLCKAIHGIPYVVSLRGGDVPGFQPYDLARMHTLTGPLIRFLWKQAVAVVPNSAGLAALAKSFEPKLNYPVIPNGADTLLFSPRDTDRKPGPVRLFCHGRVVYQKGLDVLLAALGLLAPHLSWELHIAGDGPQRPELEKQAMNLGIGDRVIFEGWMRRPELAALMREMDLFVFASRDEGMSNAVLEAMASGLPVVATRIAGNEELVVPGKTGLLVPTESPDELAEAMAKLIQDQALRVAMGQAGRKKVEKEYSWASVAARYLALCDELRQSGHTGT, from the coding sequence ATCCTGTGCATAAATTACGAGTATCCTCCGCTTGGAGGCGGAGCGGGCAACGCCACGGCTCACATCGCCAAGGAGATGGCCCTTCAGGGCGCGGACGTGCAGGTGGTGACCTCGGCCTTCAAGGGCTTTGCCAAATGGGAACAGGCCGATGGCTTCAGCATCCGCAGAATCCCGACCATTAGGCGTAACGAAGAGAAATGCGCAGCCTGGGAAATGGCCATTTTCATGGCCAGCGCCTGCCTGTTCGCCCCCATGCTGGCACGGACATTCAAGCCGGATGCGGTCATCGCCTTCTTCGGCATTCCATCCGGCCCATCGGCCTGGCTGTGCAAGGCCATCCACGGCATTCCCTACGTGGTGTCCCTGCGCGGGGGCGATGTGCCTGGCTTCCAACCCTACGACTTGGCCCGGATGCATACTCTCACAGGCCCCCTCATCCGTTTTTTATGGAAACAAGCCGTAGCCGTGGTGCCAAACAGCGCAGGCCTTGCCGCGCTGGCCAAGTCTTTCGAACCGAAGCTTAACTATCCCGTCATTCCAAACGGTGCTGACACTCTCCTTTTTTCTCCTCGAGATACTGACCGCAAACCCGGCCCGGTCCGGCTGTTCTGCCACGGGCGGGTGGTGTACCAGAAGGGCCTGGACGTGCTGCTCGCCGCCCTCGGGCTACTCGCACCTCACTTGTCCTGGGAGTTGCACATCGCCGGGGATGGCCCCCAGAGGCCTGAACTCGAAAAACAGGCAATGAATCTTGGAATTGGCGACAGAGTTATCTTCGAAGGCTGGATGCGCCGCCCGGAACTGGCCGCTTTGATGCGTGAGATGGACTTGTTCGTGTTCGCCTCCAGGGACGAAGGCATGTCCAACGCGGTGCTTGAGGCCATGGCCTCGGGTTTGCCAGTGGTGGCCACACGCATCGCCGGGAATGAAGAACTGGTGGTTCCCGGGAAAACGGGTCTTCTGGTCCCCACCGAGTCGCCTGACGAGCTTGCCGAAGCCATGGCTAAACTCATCCAGGACCAAGCGCTTCGTGTGGCCATGGGACAAGCCGGACGCAAAAAGGTGGAAAAGGAGTATTCCTGGGCATCGGTGGCGGCGCGTTATCTGGCTCTTTGCGATGAGCTGCGCCAGAGCGGCCATACGGGGACATAG